Below is a window of Sporosarcina ureae DNA.
CTACAGGTAAGCCGGATCTGGCGGCGCTCGGTTTCATGGAAGGTTCATCGAAGTCGGTCAGCTTTATACAAAGAAGTTTGTGGGGCAATTCGAATCGTGCAATGATGGTGATCGATTCATTGACGGCTGAGTCGCAGATTGACCGTCCGCTTGTGGATTTCTTACAGTTGACGGATGACGTGGCGACTGTGGCCGTGTTGTCGAATAATCGTAAAGTCTACACGAATGCCTCTCAGATCGAAGCTGCGAATAGTACGGCGGGTAATGATACCGCAAAGGCATCTGCTAGACCTTCCGTTGGCTGGTTGGTAGGGTTTGGCATATTGTTGGCAGTAGCTATTGTGAGTGTGTTCGTCGTGTTACGTCGACGCCAGCGCGGAGTAGAATAAAGGAGTAGGAGGGTAACATGGAAGCCAACACTTGAGGTTGTAATGTACAACTACGAAAACGTTCCACTGGATTGAATACACCCAGTGGAACGTTTTTAGTAGGTAAATAACAGATTATTCTAACAATGTATATGAAACTAGTTAGTTACTTGGTAGTATGGTAGTAGGAGACTGTCGATGAATAAAATATAAAGGGAGTGAAAGCATGAAGAAGATGTTCAGGATTGGTTTATGGACGTTACTGTTGCTTGCTTTGTCGTTTGTTCATACCGGAATCAATGAAGCGTCCGCAAAAGAGTTCAAGGATGTATCAAAAAAGCATCCGAACTATGCAGCAATCCAAGAAATGCAAAAAGCGGGATTCATTAATGGCTATCCTGACGGGACTTTTCGTCCGAATGAGCGGGTGAGTCGTAAGCATGTGGCGGTGTTGCTGGATAAAGCGCTGAAGTTGCCACAGCCTTCTACTACGCAAGTTGTTTTTACAGATGTGCCGAAAAATCATGCGTATTATAGCCCCATCATGAAGTTGTACGATCAAGGAATTGTAGGTGGCTCCAATGGGAAGTTTAATCCCGAAGCTTCTGTTACCCGTATCCAAATGGCCAAAATGCTGGATTTGGCATTTGAATTCAATATGACAGAGCATGCGGGTTTTTATGATCTTCTTGTGACCCACTGGGGATATGTCCATGCGAATGCGTTATTCTCCCAAGGGGTAACGAAAGGGGATAACGGACATTTTAAGCCGAATGACAAAGTGACGCGCGCGCATTATGCGGAATTCCTGAATCGCGCCATTGCCGCACGAGCTGCTCAACCGGGTGGTGCAAAGATGAATAAAGACGACGCCTTGGACAAATTAAATCGATTAACCTCATCAATTGAACGTGTTTTCGTGCTAAGCAAAGAGAACAATCAAACGTTCACCAAAGCCCGCCCAGAATTTCTTCAATACGCAACGGCAAGATACGTGGATGACGTCATTGCAAAAGTGTATACAGGAGAGTTTGACTATTTGCAGTATGTAAATCATCCGTTGCACTCTGAAGTGCGTTTGCGATTCGATTTCTCGCAACCTGACGCAGATGTACTACATGTTGAAACGATCCAATTCAGAAATATAAACGACGACACGGGCGGATTTGTGCACGCTGCATTTACGCGAGAAAAAGGACAATGGAGAATTGCCGATTACGATGTCGACTATCCGGGGACCAAGAATTTCCAACTGACAGTAGACGAAGCGAAGTTTGCAATTGAAGACGAATATAAGCGTCATGGTTTCCAACAGGTACAAGTGAAATTCGTGTCAAAATCTCAAGTTACAAGTCAAGACTATTCCACTCATGAACCTTATACATTAGATCAGTATAAGTTCACGGTGGATAGCAATATCGGTCGCGATCATGTGACGTTCCATTCCGATAGTGGTCTGATGTATTGATGGTGTGTTACACAATCGTAGACTAAGGTGAATTCAATTCTATGTAGAGTTTATCGTGTTGTCTGAACTATAATATAGTCTCCTAATCGATACAACAAATCAAAAAGCGGTTCACTGAAATTACTCAGTGGATCGCTTTTCCTTACTCAATCATTAGTATTAAAAGAAAAATAGAAATAATAGAATATTTGCTATTGACAGATTTCAGTATTCAGAATAGTATAGAATTAGAAAACGCTTACAAAAATGAAACATACGAAGGGGAGATGAAATGCATGGGAATGCTTTCACTACGTAACATAGTTAAGGTGCTTAAGCGATAAATGACAAGCTACAATGATTTTTTTATGTCATTGTTAAGGTGCTTAAGTGACGAAGAGTAATTAAGATAAATATGCTGTTGGTTTTATTAGTGAATAACAAAATTGCTTTCAACGTATTCAAATAGATACTAATCAAAGGAGTGAAAAACATTATGACAAATGATGTCAACGTGGAACAAACGCCAAATGAAGAGCTGAAAAAGAAAAAGAAGTTAAAAATGCCTCACTTACTCTGGATTATGTTCAGCTTATTGTTACTAGCAAGTTTGGCTACATATGTAATTCCAGCAGGGAACTTTGCTGTAGATGAAAATGGGGTAATACTAGGAGACCAGTTTGAATATATAGGTCATCAAACGCCTGTAAGCCCATGGAAGATGATGATGTTGTTCCTAGATGGATTGAATCAATCAGGTACTATTATTTTCCTTGTACTAGTTGCCGGTGCTACAATCAGCGTTTTATTGGCGTCGGGTGCAATTGATAATATTTTAAACTGGGCTATTTTCAAACTGAAGGATAAAGGATTGGGTCTTCTTGTAAGTGCGATGTTCATCTTAATCGTATACATCGGTGGATTTGCTGGAAGTGACGCATTGATCGCATTGGTTCCGATTGGTGTAATCTTTGCTAAGAAGCTAAAGCTCGATCCACTTGTTGCTATTGGAATTACAACTTTCCCAGCTTTGATTGGATTCGGTACCGGACCACAGGGGCTATTCATTCCTCAAATGATGATTGAAATTCGTCCTTATTCCGGATTTGGTGTCCGCTTTATGCTCATGAATTTCTTCATGATAATCGGATTATTGTATCTAATGCGGTACATCAAAAAGATTCAGAAAAACGAACAGTCCTCTTTAATGTATAAAGATGGCTGGAGAGCCAATTTGATTGGCAAGATCAATCTTGAAGATGAAATCAAGGAAGAAAAACTTAAATTGACAAGCATTTTTGCGTTGGTCGCGTTCATTGTTCAATACTTAGTGATTATAGGTTACTCCGCGTTTGGTGGAGATCCCGAGTTCCTTTACAACTTTATCATTGTGATTAATATACTTACAGCTATTGTAATTGGTTTATTGACTCGTATGTCATTCGATAATTTAGGCGAAAGCTTCTCTAAAGGCCTAGCTGCCATGGCATTTATAGCCTTCATCATCGGATTGGCTCGCGTAATGTCACTGATTTTGACACAAGGTAATATCTTGGACACGATCGTTGCTACGTTGACAGCACCATTGATGAATATCAACAAGAGTTTCGCGACAATAGGAATTTCCATGATTGTTTCGTTACTCAATCCGCTCGTCCCGTCGGCTACAAGTAAGGCGGCTATCTTAATACCGATCATTCAGCCAATTGCTGAAACACTAGGTCTAACAAAGCAAGTTGCAATTCAAGCTTTCCAGTTCGGAGATGGATTCACGAATATGGTATCACCTGTTCTTGGTTGGACGATTGGTTCTTGTGTATTGGCTGGCGTTTCATTCTTTAAATGGGTTCGTTGGGTATTGCCTGCTGTGATTCTATTCTTACTTCTAAGCTTTGTTATTTTGTATATCATGACCACTGTTGGTTGGACAGGCGGAGCTATTTAAATTAGTGAACATAAAAAAGATTGAGGGAGGACGAAATACATGATAACTTCAACAAATGTAAATGAATATGTAAAAAACAAAGCAAGGGAACTGGAACCGGAGACGATCAAGGTGCGAACATACTTGTACGAACGTCCGGAGTTGAGCAGTAAAGAATACGAAACATCCAAGTTTCTAAAAGAAGAAATTACGAAGCTGGGATTAGTAATTGAAGATGTACCGGGGAGTACAGGATTCACTGCTTTGCTTGATACGGGTAGGGAAGGGAAGACACTTGGCATACGGGCGGATATTGATGCACTGCCTGTAACAGAGAACCCGATGAATATGGCGGGACCAAGAAAGTATTTCTCGAAGAATGAGAATGTCATGCATGCATGTGGACATGACGGGCATATGTCCATCGTCTTATCCACTATCAAAATTCTCGAAAGCATGAAAGACTCTCTAAGTGGAAAAATATACTTCATCTTTGAAGAGGGAGAAGAAATCGGGAGTGGTATCGATGCTATGATCAAGCATCTTGAAGGCAGGGGCATTGAAGCGATCTATGGAAACCATTTGGCATCATTCATGGATAGCGGTACACTCTGCGTAGATGAAGGACCGAGAATGGCAGGTGCAATTTTAGTTGATTTTGCCGTGCATGGTAAAAGTGGGCATGGTTCTCGTCCCGACCTTTCCATCAACCCATTGTTCGCAGCTGCGAATATTTTAGTTGGACTGACAAACGCATGGGCCAATCAGATTGACGTAACAAAGACCGTGACACTCGGTCTGACTCAAATACATGGCGGAACTGCACTGAATATTATCCCTGAAAAGATTGATATTGGCGGCTCTTTACGTTTCTATGATATGGATGAGGGAAGAAAAGCATTGGAGCTCATGAAAAAAGTAATTGATTTGACTGCCCAAGCACATAATTGTCGAGTGGAATTCAAGGAGATATTTAAAATTGCATCTGATCCCGTCATGAATGATAAACAATTGGCAGAGCTTGCCCAGAACGGCTTTGAAGAAATTTTACCAGGCTCCGTCGTTCACGATATCAAGTGGTTTGCGTCTGAATCATTTAATAAGTATTCAAAGATTTCTCCTATTGTATTTGTGTTTGTCGGTGTGCGTGATGAAGAATACGGTAGTGGTGCGGAACATCATAACGATCAATTCGATATAGACGAAAATGCGTTGGTAAACGGTGTGATGGCAACAACTAAATTTGCTGTAGACTTTTTAATGAAGTAAACAGTAAACATCAATAAAAGGGAAGTGCTGATTATGAAATACGATTTTACAACTAGAATCAACAGAAAAAATGCAGGTTCACTGAAGTGGAATCAAATGTATGAATGGAATCCAGATGTGTCTGAAGAGGTAATACCTTTATCCGTAGCGGATATGGAACTGAAAAACCCGCCTGAAGTAATTGAAGGGTTGAAAGAGTATCTGGATGAGGCTGTACTTGGATATACAGGACCTACTGATGGGTTTTTGAATGCTGTCGTCAATTGGCAAAAGAAGCGTCATAATTGGGAGATTAAAAAGGAATGGATAGTGAATACGGCTGGCGTTTTG
It encodes the following:
- a CDS encoding S-layer homology domain-containing protein, with the translated sequence MKKMFRIGLWTLLLLALSFVHTGINEASAKEFKDVSKKHPNYAAIQEMQKAGFINGYPDGTFRPNERVSRKHVAVLLDKALKLPQPSTTQVVFTDVPKNHAYYSPIMKLYDQGIVGGSNGKFNPEASVTRIQMAKMLDLAFEFNMTEHAGFYDLLVTHWGYVHANALFSQGVTKGDNGHFKPNDKVTRAHYAEFLNRAIAARAAQPGGAKMNKDDALDKLNRLTSSIERVFVLSKENNQTFTKARPEFLQYATARYVDDVIAKVYTGEFDYLQYVNHPLHSEVRLRFDFSQPDADVLHVETIQFRNINDDTGGFVHAAFTREKGQWRIADYDVDYPGTKNFQLTVDEAKFAIEDEYKRHGFQQVQVKFVSKSQVTSQDYSTHEPYTLDQYKFTVDSNIGRDHVTFHSDSGLMY
- a CDS encoding AbgT family transporter; amino-acid sequence: MTNDVNVEQTPNEELKKKKKLKMPHLLWIMFSLLLLASLATYVIPAGNFAVDENGVILGDQFEYIGHQTPVSPWKMMMLFLDGLNQSGTIIFLVLVAGATISVLLASGAIDNILNWAIFKLKDKGLGLLVSAMFILIVYIGGFAGSDALIALVPIGVIFAKKLKLDPLVAIGITTFPALIGFGTGPQGLFIPQMMIEIRPYSGFGVRFMLMNFFMIIGLLYLMRYIKKIQKNEQSSLMYKDGWRANLIGKINLEDEIKEEKLKLTSIFALVAFIVQYLVIIGYSAFGGDPEFLYNFIIVINILTAIVIGLLTRMSFDNLGESFSKGLAAMAFIAFIIGLARVMSLILTQGNILDTIVATLTAPLMNINKSFATIGISMIVSLLNPLVPSATSKAAILIPIIQPIAETLGLTKQVAIQAFQFGDGFTNMVSPVLGWTIGSCVLAGVSFFKWVRWVLPAVILFLLLSFVILYIMTTVGWTGGAI
- a CDS encoding amidohydrolase; the encoded protein is MITSTNVNEYVKNKARELEPETIKVRTYLYERPELSSKEYETSKFLKEEITKLGLVIEDVPGSTGFTALLDTGREGKTLGIRADIDALPVTENPMNMAGPRKYFSKNENVMHACGHDGHMSIVLSTIKILESMKDSLSGKIYFIFEEGEEIGSGIDAMIKHLEGRGIEAIYGNHLASFMDSGTLCVDEGPRMAGAILVDFAVHGKSGHGSRPDLSINPLFAAANILVGLTNAWANQIDVTKTVTLGLTQIHGGTALNIIPEKIDIGGSLRFYDMDEGRKALELMKKVIDLTAQAHNCRVEFKEIFKIASDPVMNDKQLAELAQNGFEEILPGSVVHDIKWFASESFNKYSKISPIVFVFVGVRDEEYGSGAEHHNDQFDIDENALVNGVMATTKFAVDFLMK